A window of Cryptomeria japonica chromosome 3, Sugi_1.0, whole genome shotgun sequence contains these coding sequences:
- the LOC131069577 gene encoding probable leucine-rich repeat receptor-like protein kinase At1g35710 → MAPHFFFPLVMLSLFSISALPHSLNNQHQEQQLLLRFKDSISHNNTTSLPDWTPQIPLCNWSGLTCDPSSHSLIALNLSHMNLAGTIPPVLGNLSSLRSLDLSFNALTGHIPPQLGQLSSLRYLDLSENALTGHIPPELGQLRRVQTLQLCHNRLQGTIPHSLFACRSLYDLGLSYNQLHGSIPPELSRLTSLKYLYLGQNNFTGTIPRSLGNLSSLLELYLGDNYLTGTIPKFLGNLSALVELELGGSNLSGSIPPELGMLTHLRDLYLFQTNLSGTIPHSLGNLSALVRLHLGKNHLTGTIPKFLGNLSALVGLTLAENDLTGTIPSELGMLPHLQLLYLWGNFLSGTIPSSLGNLSKLTELALAQNNLTGTIPPELGMLANLQALYLEMNNLSGTIPPQLGQLSHLQLLWLYSNQLQGAIPHELSMLTQLQVLYLQGNYLSGTIPSYLGNLSKLTVSSLSENQLQGPIPPELGMLTNLQRLNLRKNNLSGKIPSSVGNLSELTYLILSENHLHGPIPSSLSNLSKLMRLYLSKNQLSGLIT, encoded by the coding sequence ATGGCTCCTCATTTTTTCTTCCCTTTGGTCATgctttcattgttttcaatctccgCTCTTCCTCACTCTCTCAATAATCAACACCAAGAACAGCAATTGCTGCTGCGATTCAAAGATTCTATTTCCCACAATAACACCACTTCTCTGCCCGACTGGACACCCCAAATACCCCTGTGCAATTGGTCGGGTCTTACCTGCGATCCCTCCTCACACTCTCTCATCGCCCTCAATTTATCCCACATGAATTTGGCGGGCACCATACCTCCTGTCTTGGGGAATCTCTCCTCTCTTCGATCCCTTGATCTCTCCTTCAATGCCCTCACTGGTCACATTCCACCTCAGCTCGGCCAACTATCCTCTCTAAGATACCTAGATCTCTCCGAGAATGCCCTCACTGGTCACATTCCGCCTGAACTCGGCCAACTTCGCCGTGTGCAGACGCTTCAGCTGTGCCACAATCGATTACAAGGAACGATTCCCCACTCTCTCTTCGCTTGCCGCAGTTTGTATGATCTGGGACTCTCTTATAACCAACTGCATGGCAGCATTCCGCCTGAACTGAGTCGCCTCACAAGTCTCAAGTATCTTTACTTAGGACAAAACAATTTCACAGGTACCATTCCCCGTTCCTTAGGAAACCTGTCCTCCTTACTTGAATTGTATTTGGGAGACAATTATCTCACAGGCACCATTCCCAAATTCTTGGGAAATCTGTCCGCTTTAGTTGAATTAGAATTGGGAGGAAGTAATCTCTCAGGTAGCATTCCCCCTGAGTTGGGCATGCTAACTCACCTGCGGGATCTGTACCTTTTTCAAACTAACTTATCGGGCACCATTCCCCATTCTTTAGGAAATCTGTCCGCCTTAGTTAGATTGCATTTGGGAAAAAATCATCTCACAGGCACCATTCCCAAATTCTTGGGAAATCTGTCCGCCTTAGTTGGATTGACGTTGGCAGAAAATGATCTAACAGGTACAATTCCCTCTGAATTGGGCATGCTCCCTCACCTGCAGCTTCTTTACCTCTGGGGAAATTTCTTATCAGGCACCATTCCTAGCTCTTtaggaaatctctcaaaattgacAGAGTTAGCCTTGGCACAAAATAATCTGACAGGTACCATTCCCCCTGAATTGGGCATGCTAGCTAACCTACAGGCTCTTTACCTTGAGATGAATAACTTGTCAGGTACCATTCCACCTCAATTAGGCCAACTTTCCCATCTGCAGCTACTCTGGCTCTACAGCAATCAATTGCAAGGAGCCATTCCCCATGAATTGAGCATGCTCACTCAACTGCAGGTCCTTTACCTCCAGGGAAATTACCTATCTGGCACCATTCCCAGCTATTtgggaaatctctcaaaattaacTGTTTCATCCTTGTCAGAAAACCAACTCCAAGGCCCCATTCCCCCTGAATTGGGCATGCTTACTAACCTGCAGCGTCTTAACCTTCGGAAAAATAACTTATCAGGCAAGATTCCCAGCTCTGTAGGAAACCTCTCAGAGTTGACTTATTTAATCTTGTCAGAAAACCATCTCCATGGCCCCATTCCGTCCTCTTTATCAAATCTCTCGAAACTGATGAGATTATATCTATCAAaaaaccaacttagtgggcttatTACTTAA